TTTGTTCTGGTAGCTGAAACCACTAGTTGCAAGATCTTGCAACTATGGCTTCGTGGACCAAAGGCTGGTGAAGTGGATACTTTTGCCGAACTAGCTGGTTTTCCAGACAATATCAGAAGAAATTCAGAAGGGCATTTTTGGGTAGCTCTGCATGCAAAGGGAAGCCCTTTTGCGAAATGGGTTTCCTCCAATCCATGGGCGGGAAAGTTGATGCTAAAGATTGGCTTTAACTTCAAACAATTGCACACATCAGTTGCAGGGTGGAAGGCTCATGCTGCTGCTGTAAAGTTAAGTGACAGAGGAGAGATACTAGAAGTCTTGGAAGATTCTGAAGGAAAGACATTAAAGTTCATGAGTGAAGTGGAAGAGAAAGATGGTAAGCTTTGGATTGCATCTGTGTTGATGCCTTTCATTGGCATTTATAGTTTGTGAGACTGCGTCATGGATAATATGATCATCTTTCAGATCATCTTCTCCTAATAAGATTATGTACAATTCAGAATTACTTTTagtggtttttttttcttttacttttgttcattataataaaacacTGCCTTCTACTTCATGAACAAATGCACAAATGTACGTGTTATCTTTTAACTGCTTAAACAAATCAACAATAGTTATACATTAtacattcatttttcttatttaattttcatcatttttttaagaaatctTGAAAGACAAGAGATATCTTTTTtgcttaatatatttaattatttatagcCTAAACACACAGAGCGTGTGAGTACacatttcttaaatatttataaattatttaaaacttaaaattagtaattaaaagagttaaattgaaaaaacagAAAGGTATATATAGTTATAGATATTATGAGTAATTATTTCAGTAATGTtgtgtaaatattattatgagtaattttttaaatttgaaaaaatagttattaaaatgataaaagagtaaataattatttaataatgagtaattatttgaaatattaaaataataaaactgaaaaatggatattttattatgaataattatttaaattttaaaaataataattaagagaataaaattcaaaaaaataaaagaggatttctaatttattattcttaggtttttattttgaaatatatatatatatatatatatatatatatatatatatatatatatatatatatatatatatatatagataacgTAGTGATATAATATAACTTGTTTATTATAAGCTAAATTGctaattagaagaaaaaattgtgtgaTTGTCTGTTTGCCTAATTTATTGATGAGAATGGAACCTTTTTGGTTGAGATGgcaaagatataaaattaagaatattctgtttcctaaaaataaaaatatattttcgaGAATGTGATGTCGCTAACATAACATTTTAGGTTTATTATGagtgaataatatttttcagCATTATTCGTTTTCATGAAAGTAATGAAAGCATTTTTTACTTCATTTCGAAAGAGGAGAAATGCAAAAgctaaatttttatgtaaaaacgtcggaattattttctaattcGATTATAACTTGAACtccaactttaattttattttaataatttcatttttctaaattctaaaattattaaaatttaacaaaataatgtaacttttttttggatatttgtAATAACGCTATTTTAAAGAGTAAATAGGTCTTAGAAAATTACACATTTTTTCAAGGTTTTTTgacaattaaaataatctaattcaTAAGTGTGGGTAATAATAAGTCAAGTTACATCGTATTTATCTGTTGTAAGCATTTTTGTAATAGTATGATTTGTATAAAAGCTTAGTCTGAATTGATCTCTACGAGTTTGCCTGAAAAACTGTTTTGCAATCGATGTCTTCGAAATCCTactaattttattgtttaaatgaGGACAttagtaactatttttttttatattattataatatatatacatatatcttaTGTATAATTATGTATGTATactataatacaataaataacttATTCAAATATCACTTTGTAaacaattctaaaataaaatataactttaactttcaataatattgaaagtttgtttttttaggtAAATTAATGTTCTTAGTAATTGACAAtgatacaaaaatatatcattttcatatattataataagagttgttatttaataatattagaaaagctgttaacataaattaatttggtATATTTAAAAGACATTTCAAACcacttaaaatatgattttttaccaattatacTTTTGCCAAAATTAAACTAACGTGTTTGCCTTCTATAATACATTATGCATTGCGTAACATTGCaattatattaactatttattaattacttaattacCTATAAACATAtgtacattattaattatttcaaaattctaaattttcaatttaaattactttttttatcaaaaaaaaaaactattttaagcctttaattttcatatttcttaaGAACATGACCATTATTGTGACgtcacatttttaattaatagtattcaactattataaaaatcatcatctaatataaataattattaacttaaaaaaatatataaaatattattgcaATTATTCCAAATATAANNNNNNNNNNNNNNNNNNNNNNNNtatatatatatatatatatatatatatatatatatatatatatatatatatatatatatatatatataaaaagatcaTATACTATTAAGAATGTTATTACACTAAATCCAAAAACGTAACTGagtctttcaaaaattgatataaatagaaaatgagCATCCTACCTTATGTTTCAACACCATAGTCATCCTGCATTTGATTAACTAAGACATTCTCATCTGCTCACACCATTAAgataataattacaaacaagaaaaacaaacatataaataaacaaggaTGAAAGAGTAAGCTAATATATCAAAAAGAGTATACATACAACATATAAGTAGATGATAACACATATAAAGGTTTATATCAACCAATCCTAAGGCATAcaatcatttaatatatatttgaccATCCAAATACATGTATTAATATGAGACTCTAACGAGCTATGCACTTGTGATAACTTCGACTACTCTGCAGAGCCATTGCCAAAGGGTTTCATAGACATGACAACTTCCCTCTCTTTCTTTATATGTCAGAGGAATGTTTTTAAAGTTCTCTCTAGCACTGATGTGTTATGTATAacaatattacaattttttgttGTAAGTAAATATCTACTTGTTAACTATTTAGCAAGTGTACCAATTCGTTAGTTACAAGTAGTATATGAAAGTttcaagtatcatttcccacataatttatgtttgtttgtctaataatacttatttatcaacTTTAACTTGGATAACAATAATGATTGAATTTATTAGTAAAGAAACAGATTGTAACAACAAGAGTTTAGaaaatttgattaagacaacgaTGAAGCTTCATTGGAATTGAgtttcatgaatcaaatgatgaTAAGACTCTATATAACAtatcattatttcatttaaacatTCTCATCAAGGTATACTAGTTCTAATTACTTAAGAAACTAGTTCTAAATATGTCCAATTTCTAATTCCAGTGTTCATTTAACATATAGTTAGCACTAAATTCAGATATTAACAATAACCAAGAGATTAAAACTATTCTTAGAACCAACTCTCTTGATTGCTTTAGTTGTTTCTATGTTCCAATTCACTTTCCAATGACTAGACACATTCAAATTATGAAATTCCATCATTCcataaaaatttagataaagCATCTCAATGAACAAAGATTGTATTGCACAAGAGAATTATATCAGTTGAGTTCACTACTTCaatcccaataaatatagaaattaacTACTCCTAGTCATCTAGAACATACAAGTTAGATGAAAGTTGATGGAAAAACAACGTCTTGATGCTTCAAGGTAGCCTCTAACTAATTCCTTGAGTTTCCTCGTGTTTTCACAACCAGAACTgcttctatttttctctttctcgaCCAATAAACCACTTACACAATTTGACTTTTCACTGGGCAAATAGACATGTATTCGCTAAACGAAAAATCAACTGTTATTAACTGCACATGCTCGTTGAGCAAGACAACTCAGTCGCTGAGTGAGTATTTGTATTCTTGGCTAAACGAAACATGACGTGGTTAAGCAAGAAAAGATCCCGACAACAACTTTCAAAATCAAAGATGCTTCATTTTCTTGTACAAAACTCTTAAAAGGACTAACTAAcctaaaacctaaacaaaacaataaaatctcaCGTCTTCGCATaagaagaaaacacaaaaacatataaaaattcaaattaaaaaataaaattaaaataagtgtaAATAATAAGCAATTATCACAATTATCACtacttttatgaaatttaaatatattctcagtcttaattaaatatattttttttaacaacgaaaacttatataaaaaataatatatagacttatcaatttttatcaattttgtaatatttacattttcaatttctcaaacacttttactttaatcatcttcatcttcacaaTTCTCTTAATTAGATTCCATCTCTATTTACatagtttcatttttatctaaaagtacaaaaatatgATCATTTGAATTTCTTATTAATATTCACGTAAAATGATAATTGGATGAATTAAACgtatttgtaaaattgatttcaatataaataatttatatattatctttttattaattgtgGAATCTTATATTAAAAGActataatttagatttaaagACAATTATTTGTTAGTTCTATTTACCATAATCCACGTCGATTCATAAAAATAGAATGTACAAAGTATCAAATCTGGAAcagttttaaaatatgattttgatgtATCTTGGATGGattaagattaattaataatatatgatatgAGATTTTGTAAAACTGGAAATGTATTACTGAGTGAATAATCCGTAGAATGAGTATTAAGTTAGGTAATTCATTATGACATTCATGTTCTAAAGATATTCATATAAACAAAAAGATATGTTagatattgttttttatatgttaaaatataaatttataattcacTCTTACTTGTTTTTGTGTATcaacttgtatttttttaaaaaaaatagaaattagaaCGAGTCTTATACTATAAGTATTATATCATCTGTCCATTTTAGGTATTTTTAAGTGTGTATTTTGACATAAATatgaaattggaaaaataatagccatttttatgtttgtttttatttaaaactatatattctTTTCTGTATCATaagaaattttgatataagagaattttaatttttcaaagatttaaaattagaaaattatgttTCTTCTAATTGGTTTACCTTtcttttcgaaaaaaaaaaattataataaacaattcaTTGTAggaatgatattttttgttaaattttatatgaaaatatttgatagacgtaagaatataatatacattatttattaaaagaaaccaTGTTACTCTACTGTAATAGCACAGATTACGATTTCATTGTTCGGCATGcttattatattaattgttgttcgcattgtatatatataaaaaaaaaattactgtgATGTTGACTCATAGGTCGGCAAAGTGGGCCCatgatcaaaatatattttatttatggttagtattttgttttttgtaataTCACAACAAAGaaatactataaatatataaattacattgtgctcaaattttataattttaaggaaaagtcttagtttctttttatttacgATGCTTAAGATCGAAAATAGTGtagtttttcaatatttaaccTACTACAAATTTTCAGATCCCTCATTTATCAAGTTTGacttttttctatatttagtTCTTAAAAGCTTTTTAAGAACTTAATTCAATCTAAATTAAATGTGGTTGTGGAGTTTTTGTGAGACTCCTGCAGAAATCTGATTGTATTTGTAAGTTAGAGTATAAgagttaatatttaaatttttaataaaataaataggaaGTAAGATATTATAAGAATTAATGTTTGGGTTCCCGTTTCAGCAGAAAATCCCATTTTCAAACATACAaaatgaaaagtgtttttgcaaAGTAACTTCTTTTTTCCAAACATAGACGACAAGTTAAAACTCCAACCACACACTATAATCTCCCAGCCTATGCTGAATAGGTTGTTAATAACCATCTATAAAGATAGGTATTATCATGTCTATATACACGTGGATACAACACAACCTTATAAACATATTCAAATTAGTTTAACattataaagacaaaaattatattttcgagatcattttaaaacatgttaatGTAAAGGAAATCAAGTTATTCCATCAATAATGtaaaaacaactatttatttatattattttcatttaaatccaaaaacatattaaaaaatttcttcaCATCACATTATTCTggcttatatataatttattatatacatacttaaatcgaaaaaaaaaaatatagcaaatTGTTTTGGCATTTTCTATAATGTTAAAAGGCCAGTGGCACACAAACCGAAACTCAACTCCGTcatccttttctcttctctctccaaTCCACGATGAGGCTTCAACCGCACTTCGCGGTGGCCGTGGCGGCGTTTGTGGCGACCGCTTGGGTGGTGCACATGAGCAGCGACGTTCGCAAGTCAGGGGAAGACGTGGAAGGCATGCAGGACTGGCAGTACGAAGGTGTTTCGATTGACGGCGGCGTTGGACCGGAGAGTTTCGCCTTCGATCCTCGCGGCGAAGGGCCTTACACGGGCATTTCCGACGGTCGAATCATCAAATGGCAGCGCTCGGAGAATCGTTGGCTCAACTTTTCCGTTACTTCCTTGAAGAGGTGcgctctctctttctctctctctctctctctctctctctctctctctctctctctccctctccctctctctccctctcttcaTGCTGCATGTGTGTACAAATTGGAGAAAATTACGCTTTATCCAAACTTTTTCATCTTCTGATAGAATCAAACAATTCCTAATTCAGTTAGTGTTGggtgttattattataatcattaataGGGATAGAAATATATCCAACATGTTTCTACAAGCTTCACGTGTGTCGATTGGTTGAGAGTTTTTGTGAGCAAATTCAgcaaaaatcaaattgaactCATCCACAAATTCACCCACAAGCTCATCGTGTTGTCAGTTTACCTAAAACGATTCAATTTAcgcttttaaattaaataatcaatcaaTAAACCTAATCGACCTATTTAGACTATAATTCTATCGCTAGTGGTATCAAACAAGATAAATAGGCAAGTTTTTAGGTTATATCAGACTTCcaatatatgttaatttagtTTGTTTCACATAGAGAAAGAACTAAAACGACTGTACATAAGTAACAAAATTGTGGAAAACatgttaaatataataacatattggTTATTTGATTTCGTtaggaaaaacagaaaaaaaaaaaaaaaccacgttAGGGTATAATAATTCACCTTTCTCAAGGTAGTGAATGATACGGAACGGAGAAAGTGAAATAAATACGtgataaaggaaaataaattaatgagaaATAGAATATTGCTTGTTTGCTTTAAGAGAAATATAAGCTTTGCAAGTTGATTATACCTTAAACATGATGAATTAGAGTTTAGCAAAACTATTATGCAGAGATTGctttgatattaattaattatttaaaacttaaagtaaacataaaatttaattgtttaatacttatttaataaatatatactgtgatcaatttgattttgtttaaaactattttatttatctaagcACTATACATAtattgcatatttaattaaagtaaaaaaaaagaagttataaaataatattgatgtGAGACTCTTTCACACAATCactaataaaaattgtaatacataattacattaaataattagagaagaaaaatactaaTTCTACCCATTTAGCAAAAGTACTTCccctaaattaaatatttagtttcttaataaagtaaatatcaCCTAAACAGTATTCATTATGGTCCAAATTGGACAAAATTTGAAAGATATAATTACAATTTGGGTAGCATTAAATAGTTATATGAAGAATTGTGATTGGTTCAAATGCATTTAGATTCTCTACAGCTGTTCACCCCTACAGCAGCATATCAATCTTTCACAATAGGTTATGTAATCACTTTTTTTACATTATCACTTTTAATAACCGTTAGATCTAAATGAAATGGCTAAGATTACTGTTATCGAGGTAGCATGGCTGTAGAGGATTCATGCGCTGGTTTTGGTGGAAACATTTGGTTTGTTGCGAAAACTGTTCTTTTACTCCCTGTTCAAGATACCGTGGGCCCAAACTAAagctttatttatttctcttgcTTATTCATCCTCCTATCTGTCTAAGATAATAATGAAGGGAGTTTTTgctacatttatattttaaaaataataattttcattttttagatcacacttatataaataatattatcagggatccttttattttatttttgaagcttatggaaaaatgttatttattattttttgaagttttatttaaaaatcattttgaagtttaaaagaTTTTACCAAAATAGCAAATTAAAGTGATTTCAACAATGAAGTTAACTCAAATTAATCggataaacaaataattacctTTTGTTCCCCGGGTTTAAATTTATGTGCTAATCTTCATATAATATCTTGAAAgatgaaacaaacaaaaattaggaCTCTGTTGAATCaaataaagcaaaaataaataaactgaaACGTATaggataagaaaaatataatttttcctaataacaaaagacaaaatggatttgatttaagaaaagttaaaaagaaatcaGCAAATAACATGATCGTATTAAAAGTCTcacatgattaaaaataaaaggatttgataatatataatttgataaaaatggattaaaattgagtttttataataatggtaaaaagagagaaatgtGATAGGTTGTATTTGGCAGGAATGAAGGGTGTGGAGGAGCATACGAGGAGCATGCGAAGAAAGAACACGTGTGTGGGCGTCCACTTGGGTTGTGCTTTAGCATGGTATCCAATGAACTTTATATTGCAGATGCTTACAATGGCTTAGTTGTTGTTGGCCCCAATGGTGGCACTCCATCAAGATTCATATCAACTTTAGAtgtacaagaagaagaagaagaagaaagccaACCCTTGGCTTTCACAAATGGTTTGGATGTTGATCAACGAACTGGAGCAGTCTACTTCACCACCAGTAGTTCTAAATATCAAAGGAGGTATgatattatatcatattaatCTTCTATCTTCACCCTTCACCTAGCTAAAAATATGTTCTATTTGTGGAATGCAGGAATTACATCTCTTTGATCTTGAGCAGAGATAAATCCGGGAAACTAATGAAATACGAGCCAGAAAGTGAACAACTTACCATTCTTCTAAAAAATCTCTCATTTGCAAATGGTGTAGCATTAAGCAAAGACGGTGACTACATTCTAATAATAGAGACAACAACATGCAGAGTATTAAGGTATTGGCTAGAAACACCAAAAGCTGGAACATTGGAAGTGTTTGCTGAATTACCAGGTTTCCCAGACAACATAAAACGAAGTCCAAGAGGAGGGTTTTGGGTGGGAATTTACTCACCAAGAGAAAGATTTATCCAATGGATTCTATCATATCCATGGATCGGAAAAGTTTTGCTTTCACTTCCTTTGGACATTACAAAAGCTTATTCATATTTGGCTAAGTTAAAAAGAAGTAGTGGAATGGCAATTAGGCTAAGTGAGGATGGAGATATATTACAAGTTGTTGAAGACAAAAAATGGAACAAAGGAAGGTCTATTAGTGAAGTGGAGGAAAGAGATGGAATATTATGGGTTGGTTCCATAGATGCACCTTTTGTTTCTAAGTATAATATTAACGTGCCAAAACAACAAGTAAAAGGAATTTGAAGATATACTTGTATTGTTTTCCACTATGTTGTCTTAGATTTCTAATTTGGAATATCAATATTTCAACCCTTGCACAAAACTCCAACACTCTTGTCTTGGTATATCTAATGATGTGTGGTGCAATCTCAATAAcgtacgtttttttttttttttttacgtaacTAGTACACTTATGGAGGAAAATTACCCATATAGACAAATTCGAAAATTATTACCCTTATGGGTAAATTAATTGTGTTTACTGAGAACAACTTTAAGTGTAGAAGACGTCTAACAACATGAATGCACTATTTATTTCTCGATATTGATTAAATTAGCAATCCTTTTGAAATCTCTTAAAACATTCTATAAAATTCTATGTTGTATTTCAGTCTAAATTTACAATACATAATACATTCTTTACAAACAAAACAACAGAAAAATGTACGGAAAACTATAAACTTCTTCTTTGTTGTTAGCAAAGCAAAATATGTGTTTAATTGATGACGATTTTGATGAAAATCAATTATCTTCTTTTCGTCATTCATTATCtaagtttgattaaaaatgtaaaatattaataaattttaaagataattttgaacatattcacttttaaaaactAGTTTTATATTGTTTCTCATCATAATAAGTCATTAACTATATAATCAACtatgttaaaaaaatcaatCGTGTTagtcaaaatttatttacaaaaaataaatgattatttaagGTAATAATCAATTagacatttataaaaaaaattcaacaccTAAGAAACCCattatgtttaataataatataaattgttgATTGAAAATTATTTCTAGATTACATGAAGaacataataatcaattatattaaatataattagttgTATCAATAAGTAACTTTAAAACTCTTTTAATGggaacttttcttttattaattgcaTTGTATGTATTATATACTGTGTGGGTGTCATATATTACATTTATCAAGAGAGTAAGATCATGGTATATGGTTTTCTATTGTATAATTTGTCACATAGTTAgctatatttttctttgttgtaaaCTATATTTGTATTAGTGTTTAGTGTTTGTCATAGGTaattgagtgtttttttttaaatttcattgaatGGGATTTTAAGGAgtgatttgaattgtttatgttatAAAGATGTTTTCTATAATTGGATAATTCAAGATTGTTTATTGAAACATTCAACTCGagttattaaattaacataagTAAATTCGAAAAGAATTGAATCAATATCAAAAtctgtgtttttaatttttattttggctcATTCTCTTCATTGTTTGCTGTTCTTAGTGTTCATTAATCATTGTATTAGATTTCTtctattatcaatagttttaaGGTAAAGTTTTCTATGAAATTCTAAAGAACACTTTTCACTAAATTCACCTCTCTCTTAATTGTGTTTCTAAGCATTTCTAATTTtacacaaatataatatttataactataCAGTAGGGACCGGATAGCACTGTGAGGATTACCTTCATACCGACGGTCCAGTCAAAGACTAATCAACTGCCACCACACAACCGGCCGAAAGCTAGGAAATAGAGCCCGGTCGACACCTGCATAGCTGCGAGGACGGACGTACGTTCCACGAGAGTCACAGGACACCCGCTAGGAGCTAGGGTTCACAGAGGGTTACCGTCTCATAGCAGCGGCGATGGACGGACACTTCGGCCCAGTCATGGGACGATGGTCAAGAGTTAGGGCTCACAGAGGGTTGCCGTCTCCATAGCAGCGGCGAAGGACGGACGTTCCGCGAGAGTTATAGGACGGCCGTCAGTAGAGAGTGGGTGTTGAGAGACAAGGTAATTAGAGTATAACAAAACACAATTAAGAGGATTGGGCCATAgattgggccttgattaaggAATGAGTAATTAAAAGCCCATAATGAAtgctataaatacaagtcaaaggtaaaaggtagttggttacattgaatgcacatttatttcactctctctctatctctatccTTTTAAACCAGcactaacttgagcgtcgaagtatatttagcaggtacccgaccgGATTCAACCAAGGCAGTGACCGAAGTAAGTTGGTAGATAGCAGAAGGACAGATGGTTCGCAAGGAAAATGTGTAGGAAGACTTGGAGATACTCCCAACCGGAACAATAACcattacattatttgaacatatTAATCTTTGTCGCACATTTTAAGTATAGTAATCTCTTTTTACAATGGCTTAAGTGACTAAGAATTAAGAGAgtcctaaaagaaaaaaaaattgtttcgaCATCTCTCACTTTAACTTCAAATCATAACTTGAATGAAAAGTTTTATCATTTGAATAGATAATactttagaaataatattttacacatGCAAACGTTACCCATTTAAGCATTACTTGAGTGCCAATTTAACACTTAAGCtataatgcataaaaaaaaaacccaacaaAAGCAACGCATTTTATTAAGTATAATTCAAACTCAATCTCAACAATTAGTAATCATcatataaatgatatttaaatataatttaacttcACTTACATGAGAGTTACTTGCTTCCCAAAACAACACTAATTCtaaattaagagaaataataaaataaatttcaatgatCATAAGAAAATTTGGTATTATTAATGGATAAAATTCATCACTAATGCcaaaatattgttaataaataatttttgtcaaCAGAAAAAATGATAGTATAAGATCTGAGAATGAAATGCTTGTTCGTAATGTTTAACTATAGACATTATGAAATTCGTCTACAATTTATCTGTTGGTACTTAAAATTACACATACTTCAATGATCCATCATTAATTATTGGTGAACAAATCcattaataattactttaagcACTCTTCCATCAATAACAACATGATGATTAAGCATATACTTTTGGTATTCGAATGTCTCCATTATGTTAGATAGTTATATGTAGATTCTTCAAACTATGATGATATGGGGTAAGTATAAACGAATATAGATTAATCTAATACTCTTTCAAAATCACAATTCCAAACTACAACCATCACTAAAATTAAGAACTTTTATCTTCAACAAAAActttatagtaaaaaatttgTCCACCTACGACCAAGAAAAcattcaacaacaacaattatGTAAATCCATAAACATATGCaccaatttaattatttattattaatattattattattaaaaaatttacacttatatatctatttataattaaatattttaatgtatgtTACAATAAAATggattaattattaaaaaaaatcatattatcaaACTCTTCACTCAAGTAttatatctataattat
The sequence above is drawn from the Vigna radiata var. radiata cultivar VC1973A unplaced genomic scaffold, Vradiata_ver6 scaffold_154, whole genome shotgun sequence genome and encodes:
- the LOC106752542 gene encoding protein STRICTOSIDINE SYNTHASE-LIKE 2, which gives rise to MRLQPHFAVAVAAFVATAWVVHMSSDVRKSGEDVEGMQDWQYEGVSIDGGVGPESFAFDPRGEGPYTGISDGRIIKWQRSENRWLNFSVTSLKRNEGCGGAYEEHAKKEHVCGRPLGLCFSMVSNELYIADAYNGLVVVGPNGGTPSRFISTLDVQEEEEEESQPLAFTNGLDVDQRTGAVYFTTSSSKYQRRNYISLILSRDKSGKLMKYEPESEQLTILLKNLSFANGVALSKDGDYILIIETTTCRVLRYWLETPKAGTLEVFAELPGFPDNIKRSPRGGFWVGIYSPRERFIQWILSYPWIGKVLLSLPLDITKAYSYLAKLKRSSGMAIRLSEDGDILQVVEDKKWNKGRSISEVEERDGILWVGSIDAPFVSKYNINVPKQQVKGI